The following proteins are co-located in the Hydractinia symbiolongicarpus strain clone_291-10 chromosome 7, HSymV2.1, whole genome shotgun sequence genome:
- the LOC130648419 gene encoding uncharacterized protein LOC130648419, translated as MKKTNQDVVGEKCIRNDEGVLASTEEEKRVAWKNHYQRLLNTEFDWDEDNLSDDDVVEGPAMQIKTEWVVEAIRKLKIGKAAGVSGIVAEMVKASGYIGVELITSLANQIIKDGAIPSDWQWSVIVNCFKGKGDALQRGNYRGLKLVDQVMKVIERVIDKLLRERIDIDKMQFGFVPGRGATTASGKVFRKEKESLFCLCRFRESF; from the coding sequence atgaagaagactaatcaagatgttgtaggtgagaagtgtatacgtaatgatgaaggtgttttggctagcacagaggaggagaaaagagtagcttggaagaatcattatcagaggttgcttaacactgagtttgattgggacgaggataatttgtctgatgatgatgttgtagaagggccagctatgcagatcaagacagaatgggtagtggaggctattaggaaattgaagattggcaaggctgcaggagtatcaggtattgttgcagagatggtaaaagcatctggatatattggagttgagcttattacaagtcttgctaaccagatcataaaggatggtgctattccgagtgattGGCAGtggagtgtaatagtgaattgtttcaagggcaagggtgatgcattacaaaggggtaactatagaggtttgaagttggttgatcaagtaatgaaagttattgaaagagtgattgataagttacttagagaaagaattgatatagataagatgcaatttggttttgttccagggcgtggcgctacgacagcttcaggaaaagtatttaggaaagagaaagaatctctattttgcctttgtagatttagagaaagcttttga